In Labeo rohita strain BAU-BD-2019 chromosome 16, IGBB_LRoh.1.0, whole genome shotgun sequence, one DNA window encodes the following:
- the LOC127178200 gene encoding ras-related C3 botulinum toxin substrate 1-like: MKEIKCVLVGDGAVGKSCLIITYTTNNYPEEFIPTVFDNFSISVTVDGNPVDLRLWDTAGQEEYDRLRALSYPDTDVFLICFSIVSLESLYNVRCKCTSEVRCHCPNAPIILVGTKLDLRNDKDAIKRLKEKGLTPVTQHQGQKMAKKIRAVRYLECSALKLVGIREVFDEAIREVLCPSTVQNRKRKCSIL; the protein is encoded by the coding sequence ATGAAGGAAATAAAGTGTGTGCTCGTCGGAGACGGGGCTGTGGGAAAATCATGCCTTATCATCACCTACACCACCAACAATTATCCTGAGGAGTTTATTCCCACTGTGTTTGACAATTTTTCTATCAGTGTGACAGTTGATGGGAATCCAGTGGACCTGAGACTTTGGGATACGGCAGGACAGGAAGAGTATGACAGGCTTCGAGCACTTTCCTATCCTGACACAGATGTGTTCTTGATCTGTTTCTCTATTGTGAGTCTAGAATCACTTTATAATGTCCGTTGCAAGTGTACTTCAGAGGTCAGATGTCATTGCCCCAATGCTCCAATAATATTAGTTGGGACTAAGCTTGATCTGAGAAATGACAAGGACGCTATTAAACGTTTAAAAGAGAAGGGACTGACCCCTGTCACCCAACACCAAGGccaaaaaatggccaaaaaaatCAGAGCTGTGAGGTATCTGGAGTGCTCAGCTTTAAAGTTGGTTGGCATTAGGGAAGTGTTTGATGAAGCGATCCGTGAGGTTCTGTGTCCGTCTACTGTGCAAAACAGGAAGAGGAAGTGTTCAATCCTCTGA
- the LOC127178201 gene encoding E3 ubiquitin-protein ligase TRIM52-like, with protein sequence MASLNVAEEELSCPVCHEIFKDPVVLSCSHSVCKECLRQFWSIKKTQECPVCRRRCSKEYPPSNLVLKNLCESFLKEGNERRSSGSEEICGLHSEKLKLFCLEDKQVACVVCFTSQHHINHTFRPISEVASSYKEELNAALKSLQEKHKRKENIKGEFEKTVQHLKVSLLTFTKLIRTAKLVCLT encoded by the exons ATGGCTTCACTAAATGTAGCTGAAGAAGAACTTTCTTGTCCTGTATGTCATGAAATCTTCAAGGATCCTGTTGTTTTATCATGTAGTCACAGTGTCTGTAAAGAGTGTCTTCGACAGTTCTGGAGCATCAAGAAGACTCAGGAGTGTCCCGTCTGCAGGAGAAGATGCTCAAAAGAATATCCTCCAAGTAATCTGGTGTTAAAAAACCTGTGCGAGTCGTTCCTGAAGGAGGGAAATGAGAGGCGTTCATCAGGATCCGAGGAGATCTGCGGTTTACACAGTGAGAAACTCAAACTCTTCTGTCTGGAGGACAAACAGGTTGCGTGTGTGGTGTGTTTTACTTCACAACATCACATCAATCACACATTCAGACCAATCAGTGAAGTGGCTTCATCATACAAG GAGGAGCTCAATGCAGCACTGAAGTCCTTACAAGAGAAACATAAAcgtaaagaaaacattaaaggagaatttGAGAAAACAGTTCAACACCTCAAGGTGAGTCTTTTGACATTCACAAAATTGATTAGAACAGCTAAATTGGTTTGTTtgacataa